Part of the Bacillus sp. N1-1 genome, ATGATCAATTCCATTGAAGAGTTAAATGAAAACATCATCGAGAATCGAAAGATACAGGTAAAGGCAAAAGAAAACCACGGACGAATCACTGTAGAAATTTCGAATAATGGACGTCAAATATCATCGCATCTCGTTGAAAGCATCTTTCAACCGTTTATAAGCACGAAGAAGCTAGGAACAGGACTTGGTCTCTCGGTTTGCAAACAAATTATCGAAAAGCATGAGGGTCTGATATCCGTTACGTCCAATCCTGAACAAACAACTTTCGTCATCGAGCTTCCAGTGATGGTTGACAAAGGTGTTAAAGAAGAGTAGTTTAATAGTATCAAACCATTACATGTAAAGCTTTTATATATCCACTAGGGGAGTCATTTAAATGACTGAGACAGGTGTTCCTGGACCCTTTGAACCTGATCTGGTTAGCGCCAGCGGAGGAAAGTGGAGACGGATGCCACCGCAGCCGCTCCATTTCTGGAGCGGCTTTTTGACGTAGAAAAAACGTTGAAAGCGAATTGTTTCAGAAATGACGGATCAACGGTATTCAAGCTCCTTTCCTCTTCATCAGGCGGATGAAAAGCGGAGAGGAGTTTTTTTATGGCATTTACAAAACAGTTAAGAAAAGAAGCTGCACCGATTTTTGAGGCGATTTTCAAACATCCATTTGTGAGAGGGATCGCTGAAGGAAAGTTAGAGAAGGAACAATTAGTACACTACGTAAAGCAGGATTTTGAGTATTTGAATACGTTTGTAAGAATCTATGGCATAGCGTTATCAAAGTGTGAAAATCGTGAAGAAATGGCACTTTTCAATGAGCAAATATCATTTGTCCTTCATAGCGAAATTCATCCACATAACAATTTATGTCGCGCCGCTGGCGTTTCTTATGAAGAGCTACAAGGCTATCCACTAGCGCCGACTGCACACCATTATACGAGACATATGCTTGATGCCGCACATTCCGGAACGCTAGGTGAAATTATTGCAGCGCTCTTGCCATGTCCCTGGACTTACCTTGAGATCGGTCAGCGATTAATGGAAGAGGTAAACCCTAAAGAAGATCACCCTTTTTATGATTGGATCACGTTTTACGGAGAGAAATCAATGGAACCTGTTACCGATCAACTTAGAGGGATACTTGACGATTTGGCTGAAACGGCACCAGAACGAGAGTTAAAACGAATCAAAGACTATTTCATTCTTAGCTGTCAGTTGGAATATGGTTTTTGGGAAATGGCATATCAAGTGGAAGAGTGGCCAGTAGCGATTCAGAAAGGTGAGCGCGTATGAAACGATTAAAACTTTCAGATATTTTAATAACGATTGTGATTGCCCTGGTGTTTGGGATTATTTATAAACTGTGGGGGCCGGTTTACACCATTTTCAAACCTTTTGGACTACATGTTGGGGACGTCATTTACGGTATGTGGTTTATTGCGGGAACAGTCGCGATTCTTCTTTTACGTAAGCCAGGAGTCGCCTTATTAGCGGAAACAGCTGCTGCATCTGGGGAGTTTCTCGTTGGATCAGAATACGGTTTATCTGTTCTTCTATATGGGATCGTACAAGGACTAGGAACGGAATTAATGTTTGCTTTATTTGGTTACAAACGATACACAGCTTTTGTTGCAGCACTTGGAGGAATTGCTGCAGCGGTAGGCTCGCTAGTCATGGATGCTGCCTATGGCTATGTGATGGATCTCGCGCTTTGGAATTTACTGCTTCTTATCGGTGCCCGTTTGTTAGGTGGCTTTTTGATAGCCGGAATTCTTGCTTATTTCCTAGTTGAGGCTTTAGAGAAAACTGGCGTAACAACGTTAATTAGACCTGCAAGCGATGAGGATTACAAAGCGTTGGATCAATAAGGAGTGGTAACATGAAAGTTGGCGTATCAAATCTTCGTGTAAAATACGCAGGAGCAAAAACGTTATTGTTTAACAACTTGTCACTTCAAGTTAAAGAAGGAGAGAAAGTCTTATTCCTTGGCCCGAGTGGTTGTGGGAAATCGACACTGCTACAAATTTTATCTGGACTAATCCCAAATGCCGTTCCAGTTCCGATGAAAGCGGATCAAGTTAAAATTCCTGAGTCCTCGGGCTTCGTCTTTCAAGACCCTGATTCTCAATTTTGCATGCCTTATGTAGATGAAGAAATGGCTTTCGTTCTAGAAAATCGAGCAGTACCCCAACCTGATATGGAGGGATTCATTCATCACTATCTTAATAAAGTGGGTCTTCACTTTGGCGATCCGCATGTTGAAATAAGTTCTCTTTCTCAAGGGATGAAACAGCGTCTCGCCATCGCTTCCATGCTTGCTCTTGAACCAGATGTTATCTTTTTAGATGAACCAACAGCATTGCTCGATCCTGAAGGAACAACTGAAGTTTGGAATACGATTAAGCAAATCAATGCAAAACAAACGATGATCATTGTGGAACATAAAATTGATGAAGTAATTCACTTTGTTGATCGAATTGTGCTATTTGATTCAGAAGGAAAGATGATTGCTGATGCCGATCCTAAAAGTGTGTTTTCATTTTATAAACCTAAACTGAAGGAATACGGCATCTGGTACCCGGGCGTCTGGGATGAACATAAGAAAGATAAGAATCTTCCAGCACCTTATATAAAAGGACAGCAGCTGATGGCCATCCATCAGTTGAAAGGCTATCGAGGGAAAACACCAAAAATTGAAGTGTCAGATGCGACAGCTCATGAAGGCGAATGGATTGTGGTTACAGGAAAAAATGGAGCTGGGAAAAGTTCATTTCTGTTAAGTTTAATGAATGTAATGAAAACAACAGGTACGAAAAGCGTAAGAGGGCAACCATTAAAAACAATCAAGGCATCGCGAGAACAGCTTGCTTTTGTTTTTCAAAATCCGGAATTTCAGTTTGTTACGAATTCCGTTTATGATGAGCTTGCTTACTCACTTGAAATGATGGACGACAGGAACGTAGCAGAAAAAGTGAAGAACTGGCTCGAGGCTTATGAGTTACATCACGTTCAAAACCTTCATCCTTATCAGCTTTCTACGGGTCAAAAGAGACGGCTAAGCGTGGGGACAGCATTGTTTGGGGATCAACCTGTTTTGTTGTTAGATGAACCAACATTTGGACAGGATGCAAGCAATACATTTAAGCTTCTAGCTTTATTTGAACAATTAAGGTCTAAGGGCATGCTAATTATGATGGTTACGCACGATGAGATGATTGTGCAAAACTATGCTACGAGAGAGTGGGTTATACAAGAGGGAAAGCTGATTGAAGATAGAGAGTTAGAACGTAGTGAAGAGGGGGGACGTCATGCAGTGGACTCTACAATATGAAGAAACCTGGCTTCATCGCTTAAACCCAGCCTTTAAATTGGTTTTCTTTCTTTCGCTATTTCTCATTCTCTTGTTTGTTCATAATCCGAATGTGATTAGCAATTTAACCTTTGTACCGTTCATTCTGGTTTTGTTTGCAACAGGACATCGAAGGAAAGTAATAGCTCTATTGCTTATCCCGTTTTTATTATTGTTTTTCTCAAGTGCATCGAGCATGATGTTTTTTGGACAGGGATCCACGACTTGGTGGAGGTGGGGGATTATTCACATTACAGAGGAAAGTTTTTTTCGAGGTCTTCACATCGGATTTCGAGCGCTGAATTTCGCTCTTTTAGGACTGCTATTTGCGCTTACGACGCGACCAGTCTTTCTGTTCTATTCTCTCATTCAACAGCTTAAAGTGCCGCCAAGGTTTGCCTATAGTTTTATGGCAGCTGTGCGAATTCTTCCCGTTATGGTGGAGGAGTTTCAACAGCTTAGGGCCGCTTTATTAATTCGAGGAGTGAAAAAGAAAAAAGGATTGCAGCGTGTCACGCAATCAATTATGCTCTACGCTGTTCCGCTTCTCTCACAAAGCATTCGTAGAGCTCATCGTATTGCTGTTGCGATGGAAGCGAAGCAGTTTGATAATAAGGAGAGAACGTATTATTACAACCAAACTTTTTCGAAAGTAGACATTTATTTTGTTCTCTATATCATAGCGGGCTTTTGTCTAGCTTATTGGATCGGTCATACGTTTCCATACTTTGAGATAACGGATGTTCGTAATTAAGAAACCGGCTAGTTTAACTAGCCGGTTTCTTCCTGTTTAGAGGCTTATAAATGATCGGTGTCTTTTGAATATTGATGCTTACCGCCTTCACGGTTTTCTTCTTTTAACCTGTTTTTTAACATTCGTTTTGCGTTTTTATCAACAGGTTTTTTGTTGTTATCTTTTGTTGATGACAATTCAAGTCCTCCCTTGCTGTCAGGATGGCCATGCACATTTATAGAGTACACGATAATGCGACATCCTATGTAGAAGGAAGTTACTTATTTATTTAGGAAAAATAAAGCAAGCGTGCCTGGACCTGAGTGAGAACCGATCGTTGCGCCTACTTCATGAATGACGAAGCGTTCGCTACCATATGTTTCTTGAATCGCGCTTTTTAATTTTTCGGCGCTTTCAAGATCGTCACCGTGCGAGATACCGATTAATTGAGACTGTAGATTGACGCCGCGTTCTTGCATGATCTCAACCATCCGCTTTGTCACTTTGTTTTTACCACGTATCTTTTCAATAGGGATAAGCTTTCCGTCATCCACATGAAGCACTGGTTTAATTTTTAACATTCCGCCAAAGAAGGCAGAAGCTTTACTTACTCGACCACCACGCTGAAGAAATTCGAGGTCATCCACCGTGAAAATGTGCTCCATATGTGTTAGATAATGGTTGTGTAAGCTTTCAGAAATCTGTTCGAACGATTTACCGTTCTCAGCAAGCTCGGCAGCATGAATCGCCATAAGTCCATAACCAAGTGACGCTGCCTTTGAGTCAATCACTTCCATTTGAACGTTAGGGAATTCTTCCTGCACTTCATTTTTTATAATTGCAGCAGATTGATACGTTCCAGAGATACCCGATGATAGGGCGATATAAATGAATGGCTGACCTTTCTCGGCATATTTCATAAACGTTTCTTTTATTCTTGCTGGAGGAATTTGCGACGTTTTAGCCATTGTTCCTTCGCGTAACAGTTTGTACAATTCTTTCGCTTGAATTTCTTCTCGGTCGTAATATTCTTCCTCGCCAATGATGACCATTAAAGGCATGATGTCAATTTGGTGCTTTTTCACAAGATCCTCTGGTAAATCTGAGGCGCTATCCGTAATGATTTGAACGTTCATATTGGACCATCGTCCCTTCATCAATTATTAAATACGTATGTAGATTGAAGCTTGTTTTCTTAAAGTTTATCCCCTAGTCTAATGGAAATCAATCCTATTGAAGAAGTTGAATAGAAAACAGTTGACGTAGTTGAAATTGTTTGTTTAGATAAACATGGCTAAGTCGAAGGGTTTGTTTGTAACCAATCGATGAACGACAAAGTGTTTGAGCGAAAAAATGATTACGTGAGAACTCAATTAAAATTCTGTAAACGAGTTAAAGCTCTGTTTCAAAAAGAAGGTGCTATGTTTGGAAGAAGTAAAAAAAATAATTGTCATTCTCTTAGGTGCGATTCTCGGGGCTGTTTCTCTTAACTTGTTTCTAATTCCTGCAAATGTGTATGCGAGCGGGTTTACAGGGATAGCGCAGCTCATTTCAAGCGTACTAAGTGATTATACACCTATTACCATCTCGACAGGTATTCTGCTCATGTTACTCAATATTCCTGTTGCGATTCTTGGATGGAAGAAAGTGGGGAAGTCCTTTACATTATATAGTGTGATTAGCGTAGGGGCTACCACTATATTCCTTGAAATCATTCCAGTCCAAGCGCTTTCAGAAGATATTTTGTTAAATGCGGTATTTGGAGGCGTCATTGCAGCGATTGGTATCGGTTTTACGTTAAAATGGGGGGCTTCTACCGGCGGAATGGACATTGTCGCTATGATCCTTTCTAGAATGAAAGATCGTCCCATTGGTACGTACTTCTTTAGCATGAACGCGTTGATTATTTTAACAGCGGGAATGCTGTACGGTTGGGAAAAAGCGCTTTACACGCTCGTTACCTTATATGTATCCTCTCGCGTGATTGATGTTATTCACACTCGTCACGAAAAACTAACGGCCATGATCGTTACAGCGAAAGGTGACGAAATGCAAAAAGCCATTCACGATCGTCTAGTAAGAGGAATCACCAAGCTTCCAGCCAAAGGAGCCTACCGCGGTGAACCTAAAGAAATGCTCATGATCGTCGTCACAAGATATGAACTCTATGACCTTGAACATATCATTCAAGACATCGACCCAACCGCCTTCACCAACATCGTCAACACCACAGGAATATTTGGTTTCTTCCGAACGGATGGTTAGAAAAGCGGAAGTGGGCGTTTAGGGTCGACAAGCGCTGGAGCCTTATCAAAATAACACGCTCTTAAAGCTCTCATTAAAAAACCGAAAAAACCATAATTAACAAAAAAAGTTCCTCAAGATAACCCCTGAGGAACTTTTTTCTATGCGTTATTAGAGATAGTTTCCTTTACTTCAGGAAGTAAAGTATCCCAATCTGCTTCAGGCATTTTGTTAATCGTAATGAAATCCTGGTAACCAAATACATTATCAACGCCCTCTAATTTTAGAAGGGCAGCTGCCATCGCATGGTCAGGGTTATCGTTCTTCTTAAAAGAGTGACTTGAAGACCCTTCAAAAAGCTGCTGATCGGCAGTGATTTTAACTGCATTTGGGTTTGGTGTACGGTCTACGCGTAGTTCCATAGTATACGCCTCCTTTCGCTTTCATCTATTAGTGTATCAGAAACGCTCTTTGCAGCATATAACCTTTCGGGTTAAGAAGAGAAAGTAAAGCCATAGCGATTTGAGACAATATCGTGAAACCCAAGAGAATTATACAAATGCTTCGTAATCGCATTGTTAATGCCCGTTTCAAGTTCGATGCCTTTAATGCCCTCATTCTCTGCCCAATAGATCACATGAAGAAGTAGTTTTCTACCAATCCCTTGATTCCGAGCATCTGGGTCAACAAACAATTCGTTTAACCAAATATAAGGACCTCCACTTGCGAGACTAACTCCGATATTAAAAAAAGCTACGCCAAGTACTTCATCGTCAGATTCTGCAATGACGATTCTTGAAGCAGTTTGTTCTTCAAGAGCAAGCTTTACCCCTTTAACGAGCTTTTCATAGCTTCCATTCTGATCAGAACGGGTAATTTGCTTCATTAGTAAATTTGATACCTTTTCAATCGTTTCTTCATCTGTCTGGCTCGATAATTGGTACACATTCATTACCGTTCCACCTCCGTCATACTGTTTCGACCCCATCAACTACAATCCCTTTTAAGAGGCCGAGAATAAAATATTTATTTAATCACTGGAAATTTGAAACATTCAGCCATTTCCATTCGTCTATAAGATAGGGAAGGAGCTTACAAGATGAATATTACCTTTTCATGGAGCTCTGGAAAAGATAGCGCCATGGCTTTATATGACTGTCTCTCACAATCTCATTTTCAAGTGAAAACGTTATGGACAACGGTGAATGAAACGGATGGGTCCATTCCATTTCACGGCGTCGATACCGCGCTATTAAAAGAACAAGCAGATGCAATCGGAATCTCTCTAACGATAACCAATTTACCAGATAATTGTACAAATAAGCAATACGAGAAGCT contains:
- the tenA gene encoding thiaminase II; the encoded protein is MAFTKQLRKEAAPIFEAIFKHPFVRGIAEGKLEKEQLVHYVKQDFEYLNTFVRIYGIALSKCENREEMALFNEQISFVLHSEIHPHNNLCRAAGVSYEELQGYPLAPTAHHYTRHMLDAAHSGTLGEIIAALLPCPWTYLEIGQRLMEEVNPKEDHPFYDWITFYGEKSMEPVTDQLRGILDDLAETAPERELKRIKDYFILSCQLEYGFWEMAYQVEEWPVAIQKGERV
- a CDS encoding ECF transporter S component, with the protein product MKRLKLSDILITIVIALVFGIIYKLWGPVYTIFKPFGLHVGDVIYGMWFIAGTVAILLLRKPGVALLAETAAASGEFLVGSEYGLSVLLYGIVQGLGTELMFALFGYKRYTAFVAALGGIAAAVGSLVMDAAYGYVMDLALWNLLLLIGARLLGGFLIAGILAYFLVEALEKTGVTTLIRPASDEDYKALDQ
- a CDS encoding ABC transporter ATP-binding protein, whose translation is MKVGVSNLRVKYAGAKTLLFNNLSLQVKEGEKVLFLGPSGCGKSTLLQILSGLIPNAVPVPMKADQVKIPESSGFVFQDPDSQFCMPYVDEEMAFVLENRAVPQPDMEGFIHHYLNKVGLHFGDPHVEISSLSQGMKQRLAIASMLALEPDVIFLDEPTALLDPEGTTEVWNTIKQINAKQTMIIVEHKIDEVIHFVDRIVLFDSEGKMIADADPKSVFSFYKPKLKEYGIWYPGVWDEHKKDKNLPAPYIKGQQLMAIHQLKGYRGKTPKIEVSDATAHEGEWIVVTGKNGAGKSSFLLSLMNVMKTTGTKSVRGQPLKTIKASREQLAFVFQNPEFQFVTNSVYDELAYSLEMMDDRNVAEKVKNWLEAYELHHVQNLHPYQLSTGQKRRLSVGTALFGDQPVLLLDEPTFGQDASNTFKLLALFEQLRSKGMLIMMVTHDEMIVQNYATREWVIQEGKLIEDRELERSEEGGRHAVDSTI
- a CDS encoding energy-coupling factor transporter transmembrane component T is translated as MQWTLQYEETWLHRLNPAFKLVFFLSLFLILLFVHNPNVISNLTFVPFILVLFATGHRRKVIALLLIPFLLLFFSSASSMMFFGQGSTTWWRWGIIHITEESFFRGLHIGFRALNFALLGLLFALTTRPVFLFYSLIQQLKVPPRFAYSFMAAVRILPVMVEEFQQLRAALLIRGVKKKKGLQRVTQSIMLYAVPLLSQSIRRAHRIAVAMEAKQFDNKERTYYYNQTFSKVDIYFVLYIIAGFCLAYWIGHTFPYFEITDVRN
- a CDS encoding DUF3941 domain-containing protein, yielding MSSTKDNNKKPVDKNAKRMLKNRLKEENREGGKHQYSKDTDHL
- a CDS encoding DegV family protein, with amino-acid sequence MNVQIITDSASDLPEDLVKKHQIDIMPLMVIIGEEEYYDREEIQAKELYKLLREGTMAKTSQIPPARIKETFMKYAEKGQPFIYIALSSGISGTYQSAAIIKNEVQEEFPNVQMEVIDSKAASLGYGLMAIHAAELAENGKSFEQISESLHNHYLTHMEHIFTVDDLEFLQRGGRVSKASAFFGGMLKIKPVLHVDDGKLIPIEKIRGKNKVTKRMVEIMQERGVNLQSQLIGISHGDDLESAEKLKSAIQETYGSERFVIHEVGATIGSHSGPGTLALFFLNK
- a CDS encoding YitT family protein, whose protein sequence is MLCLEEVKKIIVILLGAILGAVSLNLFLIPANVYASGFTGIAQLISSVLSDYTPITISTGILLMLLNIPVAILGWKKVGKSFTLYSVISVGATTIFLEIIPVQALSEDILLNAVFGGVIAAIGIGFTLKWGASTGGMDIVAMILSRMKDRPIGTYFFSMNALIILTAGMLYGWEKALYTLVTLYVSSRVIDVIHTRHEKLTAMIVTAKGDEMQKAIHDRLVRGITKLPAKGAYRGEPKEMLMIVVTRYELYDLEHIIQDIDPTAFTNIVNTTGIFGFFRTDG
- a CDS encoding NifU N-terminal domain-containing protein: MELRVDRTPNPNAVKITADQQLFEGSSSHSFKKNDNPDHAMAAALLKLEGVDNVFGYQDFITINKMPEADWDTLLPEVKETISNNA
- a CDS encoding GNAT family N-acetyltransferase, whose translation is MNVYQLSSQTDEETIEKVSNLLMKQITRSDQNGSYEKLVKGVKLALEEQTASRIVIAESDDEVLGVAFFNIGVSLASGGPYIWLNELFVDPDARNQGIGRKLLLHVIYWAENEGIKGIELETGINNAITKHLYNSLGFHDIVSNRYGFTFSS